GCATGGCAGAGCGGAGGACGGTGGGACGGAGGACGGTGGGACGGAGGACGGTGGGACGGAGGACGGTGGGACGGAGGACGGTGGGACGGAGGACGGTGGGACGGAGGACGGTGGGACGGAGGACGGTGGGACGGAGGACAGGTGGCGCTTCGTGCGAGCGGTCTTGTTAACTTGGTCGGTTTTATTTGACTCTCCCACTCTCCCACTCTCCCACTCTTCACACCTCCTTGCCGACGGCGCGGTAGGAGCGGTCGTAGTAGAGCAGCGGGCCGGCGGCGTCGCCTGCTTCGACGCGGAGGACGCGGCCGAGGACGAGCGCGTGGTCGCCGGCGTCGTGGACAGCCCAGGGTGCGCAGTGGAGCACGCCGGACGTGCCGCCCAGAACGGGCACGCCGTCGGGGCTCCGGGTGTGCGGCACAGTCTCGAACTGCGCGCTGCCTTCGATGTCCGGCAGGGCAAAGTGGGTGGCGAGGTCGGCCTGATCGGTGCCGAGGAGGTGGACGGCGAACGCCTCGGCCCGGGTCAGCACGCCGTGAAAAGCCGAGGCCTTCTGCACGTTGAACGAGACGAGCGGCGGGTCGAGCGAGACGCTCGTGAACGAGCCGATCGTGGCGCCGCGCAAGGTTCCGTTCGCGGCCGCCGTCACGACGGTCACCGGGGAGGCCACGCGGCGCATGACGCCGCGCAGTTGGTCGCCGCTCGCAGCGCTGTCGGGGGTGGACGGTTCGGCGGGAGGTGGGGCGTTGCGGGACACGGCAGGAAATGATGCGTGATGGGTGAAGTGCGAGGCCGAGCACCGCCGCCAGCGTGGACCTCACGCGTCACGGCTCACTCGTCACGAGAACACGTCTTTGACCTTGCTGAAGAACGATTTCTTCTCCGGCTCCTCGTCCGGCTGGGGCTGGAAGGCGGGGGCGTCGCGGAGCGCTTCGATGTGCCCGCGCTCCTCGGCCGTCAGCTTGGTCGGGGTCCAGACCTGCACGGTGACGAGCTGGTCGCCGCGCCGGGGGCTGTTGAGTTCGGGAATGCCGCGCCCGCGCATCCGCAGGACGCGTCCGCTCTGGATGCCGGGGTCGATCTGGAGCCGGGCGCGGCCCTTGAGCGTCGGCACCTCGACCTCGGTGCCGAGCGCGGCGTCGGGGAACGAGAGGTGGAGGTCGCAGCGCACGTCGAGGCCGTCGCGGGTGAGGTGCTCGTGGCGCGTCTCCTCGATCTCGACCCGGAGGTCGCCGGGGGCGCCGCCGCGGCGGCCCGCGTTGCCGGCCCCGCGGACCGAGAGGAAGTGCCCCTCGCGGACGCCGGCCGGGATCTCGACCGTCGTCGTGTCCTCGCCCTTGACGCGGCCCTCGCCGCCGCAGTCGGCGCAGGGGTCGGTGACGACCTGGCCCTCGCCGGCGCACGCCGGGCACGCGGTGACGCTCGCGAACTGGCCGAAGAACGTGCTCGACACCTGGCGGACCTCGCCCGCGCCGCCGCACGTCCCGCAGGTCTCGACGCCCGCCGGCCCGTCCTCGGCACCGGTGGCTTCGCAGGCCTCGCAGGGCACGAACTTGCGCACCTTGATCTTCTTCTCGACGCCCTCGGCGACTTCTTCGAGCGCGAGCGCGAGCCGCACCCGGAGGTCGGTCCCGGCGCGCCGGCGCGGGCCGCGCCCGCCGAAGGGGTTGCCGGCCGCGCCCGCCCCGCCGAAGATGTCGGAGAAGGCGCTGAAGATGTCCGAGATGTCCTGGAAGCCGCCGGGCTGCCCGCCGCCGCCGTTGACGCCGGCGTGCCCGAAGCGGTCGTAGCGCTGGCGCTTCTCGGCGCTTGAGAGCACCTCGTAGGCCGCGGCGGCCTCTTTGAAGCTGGACTCCGCCTCGGCGTCGCCGGGGTTGCGGTCGGGGTGGTACTGGAGCGCCTTCTTGCGGTAGGCTTTCTTGATCTCCTCGGCCGAGGCGGATCGCTCGACGCCCAGCACCTCGTAGTAGTCCCGCATAGTCGACTCTGTCGTGCTTTCCATGTATCGTGAGA
The Bacteroidota bacterium DNA segment above includes these coding regions:
- a CDS encoding flavin reductase family protein codes for the protein MSRNAPPPAEPSTPDSAASGDQLRGVMRRVASPVTVVTAAANGTLRGATIGSFTSVSLDPPLVSFNVQKASAFHGVLTRAEAFAVHLLGTDQADLATHFALPDIEGSAQFETVPHTRSPDGVPVLGGTSGVLHCAPWAVHDAGDHALVLGRVLRVEAGDAAGPLLYYDRSYRAVGKEV
- the dnaJ gene encoding molecular chaperone DnaJ; this encodes MRDYYEVLGVERSASAEEIKKAYRKKALQYHPDRNPGDAEAESSFKEAAAAYEVLSSAEKRQRYDRFGHAGVNGGGGQPGGFQDISDIFSAFSDIFGGAGAAGNPFGGRGPRRRAGTDLRVRLALALEEVAEGVEKKIKVRKFVPCEACEATGAEDGPAGVETCGTCGGAGEVRQVSSTFFGQFASVTACPACAGEGQVVTDPCADCGGEGRVKGEDTTTVEIPAGVREGHFLSVRGAGNAGRRGGAPGDLRVEIEETRHEHLTRDGLDVRCDLHLSFPDAALGTEVEVPTLKGRARLQIDPGIQSGRVLRMRGRGIPELNSPRRGDQLVTVQVWTPTKLTAEERGHIEALRDAPAFQPQPDEEPEKKSFFSKVKDVFS